A single region of the Arthrobacter sp. PAMC25564 genome encodes:
- a CDS encoding MarR family transcriptional regulator, whose product MTETRWLNADERRAWLAQLSINTLLPAALDTQLHAAGKLSLFDYNVLAMLSEAEGRYLPMSELAARTSASLSRLSHVVTKLQNRGWLERRPHPGDARVTTAHLTDAGMAIIEELAPGHVEAVRSLLLDALSEEDVADLARIGEKIVGRLDSGHWILRDN is encoded by the coding sequence ATGACCGAAACGCGCTGGCTCAATGCCGACGAACGCCGTGCCTGGCTGGCCCAGCTGAGCATCAACACGCTGCTGCCGGCCGCCCTGGACACCCAGCTTCATGCAGCGGGCAAGCTCTCGCTGTTCGACTACAACGTGCTGGCGATGCTTTCCGAGGCCGAGGGCCGGTATCTGCCCATGAGTGAACTGGCCGCGCGCACCAGCGCCTCCCTGTCCAGGCTCTCCCATGTGGTCACCAAGCTGCAGAACCGGGGATGGCTCGAACGCCGGCCCCACCCGGGCGACGCCCGCGTCACCACCGCGCACCTCACCGACGCCGGAATGGCCATCATTGAGGAGCTCGCTCCGGGACACGTCGAGGCTGTCCGGTCGCTGCTCCTGGATGCGTTGAGCGAGGAGGACGTCGCGGACCTGGCCCGGATCGGCGAGAAGATAGTGGGCCGCCTGGACTCAGGCCACTGGATCCTGCGCGACAACTGA
- a CDS encoding SGNH/GDSL hydrolase family protein, with protein MDFTTRFVALGDSFTEGVGDDDATRPNGVRGWADRVAEQLGSADPSFGYANLAIRGRKLRQIMAEQVDAAVELKPTLVSIYAGANDILRPKIDIDALLVEYDAGIRKLKATGATVVMFTGFDARGSKIFGTMRGRTAIYNELVRGIAGDHGALLVDYWRFSEYYDWGMWGTDRMHMSPAGHANMAQRVLTVLEHEHSIDIPPMTPVPELSRAEAIRANARWVREFAAPWVVRRVTGTSSGDGLAPRYARLTHLEAG; from the coding sequence ATGGATTTCACGACCCGCTTCGTAGCCCTTGGAGACTCCTTCACGGAAGGCGTCGGCGACGACGACGCGACGCGTCCCAACGGTGTCCGGGGCTGGGCAGACCGGGTCGCCGAACAGCTCGGCTCCGCGGATCCGTCCTTCGGCTACGCCAACCTTGCCATCCGCGGCAGGAAACTCCGCCAGATCATGGCCGAGCAGGTCGATGCCGCCGTCGAACTCAAACCCACGCTGGTGAGCATCTACGCCGGCGCCAATGACATTCTCCGGCCCAAGATCGACATCGATGCCCTTCTGGTGGAATACGATGCCGGCATCCGCAAGCTGAAGGCAACGGGCGCCACCGTGGTGATGTTCACGGGCTTCGACGCGCGTGGCTCCAAGATCTTCGGCACCATGCGCGGCCGGACTGCCATCTACAACGAGCTGGTGCGGGGGATTGCCGGGGACCACGGAGCCCTGCTGGTGGATTACTGGCGTTTCAGCGAGTACTACGACTGGGGCATGTGGGGCACCGACCGGATGCACATGTCCCCCGCCGGCCACGCCAACATGGCCCAACGCGTCCTGACCGTTCTGGAACACGAGCACTCGATCGACATCCCGCCCATGACGCCGGTGCCGGAACTCAGCCGGGCCGAAGCGATCCGCGCAAACGCCCGGTGGGTCCGCGAATTCGCCGCGCCGTGGGTCGTCCGTCGCGTGACGGGAACGTCCTCAGGCGACGGCCTGGCGCCGCGGTACGCCCGGCTCACCCACCTCGAAGCAGGCTAA
- a CDS encoding FAD:protein FMN transferase, giving the protein MQPTSELGSSALKTRTFGSMGTIVSLAVPAGAVHGTAGGADGGLDAAAAAVERVFAGLDETFSLYRPGSEASRLARGETSLRQASQLMRDRYADAVSWRLLTEGAFSAERPDGVLDLSGIIKGYAIQRSGDALLALGIEDWCLNAGGDVLVNGSPDPGTETGTGAHWQAGIVDPQDRGTLMAGYALGGSGTKRALATSGSAERGDHIWGVRSRTEAGGAGFRQVSVAAADIVTADVLATAIVAGGMPMLNRAADGWDIEVLAVRNSGELLATPGFRASRT; this is encoded by the coding sequence ATGCAGCCAACCTCTGAGCTGGGCAGTTCGGCGCTGAAGACCAGGACCTTTGGTTCCATGGGCACCATCGTCAGCCTGGCGGTTCCCGCCGGGGCCGTCCACGGAACGGCCGGTGGCGCGGACGGCGGGCTCGACGCCGCAGCTGCCGCCGTCGAACGGGTTTTTGCCGGGCTGGACGAGACTTTCAGCCTGTACCGCCCCGGTTCGGAGGCCAGCCGGCTTGCCCGTGGCGAGACCTCGCTGCGGCAGGCCTCCCAGCTGATGCGGGACCGCTACGCGGACGCGGTCAGTTGGCGCCTGCTGACGGAGGGCGCCTTCTCTGCGGAGCGGCCCGACGGCGTCCTGGACCTTTCCGGAATCATCAAGGGTTACGCAATCCAACGGTCAGGCGACGCGCTGCTGGCCCTGGGGATCGAGGACTGGTGCCTGAACGCCGGGGGCGATGTGCTGGTGAACGGCTCGCCTGATCCCGGGACGGAGACCGGGACCGGGGCTCACTGGCAGGCCGGGATTGTTGACCCGCAGGACCGCGGCACACTGATGGCCGGCTACGCCTTGGGCGGGTCCGGCACAAAGCGGGCCCTGGCGACCTCAGGCTCCGCGGAACGTGGCGACCATATCTGGGGCGTCCGCAGCCGGACAGAGGCCGGGGGCGCCGGGTTCCGCCAGGTGTCGGTGGCCGCGGCGGACATCGTCACCGCGGACGTGCTGGCGACGGCGATCGTGGCCGGCGGGATGCCGATGCTGAACCGGGCAGCCGACGGCTGGGACATCGAGGTGCTCGCCGTGCGGAACAGCGGCGAGCTGCTGGCGACGCCCGGTTTCCGGGCTTCGCGGACTTAG
- a CDS encoding FMN-binding protein — protein sequence MRIRAAVSAALASAGILMAGWQSGIHVADTGSSIASSAGTTGTGSLGTDASAGSPGNSGSTGSSATSGSSATSGSSAGGATGASAKAGGTYPGAVVQTRFGSVQVQITVQAGKITDVTALQLTDAERKSVQISNRAAPLLRAEVLKAQSANVQTISGATVTSGAYLTSLQAALDAANL from the coding sequence GTGAGAATCCGTGCAGCAGTTTCAGCAGCCCTGGCCTCCGCCGGCATCCTCATGGCGGGCTGGCAATCGGGCATCCACGTAGCCGATACCGGCAGCTCCATCGCGAGCTCGGCCGGCACCACCGGCACCGGTTCGTTGGGCACCGATGCATCGGCGGGATCCCCCGGCAACTCCGGGTCCACGGGCTCGAGCGCAACGTCAGGCTCGAGCGCAACGTCAGGCTCGAGTGCCGGCGGCGCCACAGGGGCCTCGGCCAAAGCCGGAGGGACCTACCCCGGCGCCGTCGTCCAGACCCGCTTCGGCTCCGTCCAGGTGCAGATCACGGTTCAGGCCGGGAAAATCACCGATGTCACGGCGCTGCAGCTGACCGACGCCGAACGCAAGTCCGTGCAGATCAGCAACCGGGCCGCCCCGCTCCTGCGCGCCGAGGTGCTCAAAGCCCAGTCCGCAAACGTGCAGACCATCAGCGGTGCCACGGTGACCAGCGGCGCGTACTTGACCTCGCTGCAGGCGGCTCTCGATGCAGCCAACCTCTGA
- a CDS encoding ferredoxin reductase family protein, translating to MNTQLLAPRPAVPRRSPGAANPFRGQHRRRLLTADLLTVLFWASLAAAVALWMADGGAAGFSTPAGSFTALGIVTGLAGMDLVLLMLLLAARIPLIDRTVGHDRALEFHRKLGKPALYLLLGHGILIAIGYGMAEGLDPVSELVALWVLVPDMWLAIVSIGLFIAVVVTSLVAVRRRFPYEFWYAVHLLTYAAVLTAIPHQFSVGALFAEGTWQRWYWLALCILTGAALLYYRVAQPVLATFRHQLTVSRVIPVAPGVVSIEMSGLHLDQLAGSGGRFFVWRFLAPGLWWHPHPFSLSAEPMKFDAGGRGTLRITVRNLGRGSAQLASLKRGTKVAVEGPYGLFSTAARSRNHVVMVGAGIGITPIRALLESTPFQPGNATVILRGHSESELYLGKEILELCRRRGATLFHLTGSRPAGVRTWLPEGSARAGHRLASYDPNVADADVYVCGPAAWAENVLDDARAAGVRDEQLHYERFDW from the coding sequence ATGAACACACAACTCCTGGCGCCCCGGCCTGCGGTTCCCCGCCGCTCCCCCGGCGCCGCGAATCCTTTCAGGGGACAGCACCGACGACGGTTGCTCACCGCGGACCTGCTGACAGTCCTGTTCTGGGCATCGCTGGCCGCAGCCGTCGCGTTGTGGATGGCCGACGGCGGCGCGGCGGGTTTCTCGACCCCCGCCGGGTCCTTCACGGCACTCGGGATTGTCACCGGCCTGGCCGGCATGGATCTGGTGTTGCTCATGCTGCTGCTGGCGGCCCGCATCCCGCTGATCGACCGCACCGTCGGGCATGACCGGGCCCTTGAGTTCCACCGCAAACTCGGGAAACCGGCCCTCTATCTTCTGCTCGGCCACGGGATCCTGATCGCGATCGGCTATGGAATGGCCGAAGGGCTGGACCCCGTCAGCGAGCTGGTTGCCCTGTGGGTCCTTGTCCCGGATATGTGGCTGGCCATTGTCTCGATTGGCCTGTTCATCGCCGTCGTCGTCACCTCCCTGGTGGCCGTCCGGCGACGTTTTCCGTACGAATTCTGGTACGCCGTCCACCTGCTGACCTACGCCGCGGTGCTGACCGCGATCCCCCACCAGTTCAGCGTCGGAGCGCTCTTTGCCGAGGGCACCTGGCAGCGCTGGTACTGGCTGGCGCTGTGCATCCTTACCGGCGCCGCACTGCTGTACTACCGGGTGGCGCAACCAGTGCTGGCAACGTTCAGGCACCAGTTGACGGTCAGCCGGGTGATACCGGTGGCGCCCGGCGTCGTCAGCATTGAAATGTCCGGGCTTCACCTTGATCAGCTAGCCGGGAGCGGCGGCCGGTTCTTCGTCTGGCGGTTCCTCGCCCCGGGCCTCTGGTGGCATCCACACCCGTTCAGCCTCTCGGCCGAGCCTATGAAGTTCGACGCCGGCGGCCGGGGCACGCTGCGGATTACGGTCCGCAACCTGGGACGGGGTTCGGCGCAGCTCGCTTCGCTGAAACGCGGCACCAAGGTGGCCGTGGAGGGTCCGTACGGACTGTTCAGCACCGCTGCGAGGAGCCGGAACCATGTAGTCATGGTCGGTGCCGGGATCGGCATTACGCCGATCCGCGCCCTGCTGGAAAGCACGCCGTTCCAGCCCGGGAACGCCACCGTGATCCTCCGCGGACACAGCGAATCCGAGCTCTATCTGGGCAAGGAAATCCTTGAACTCTGCAGGCGCCGGGGCGCCACGCTCTTCCACCTGACCGGATCGCGGCCAGCCGGCGTCCGGACCTGGCTGCCGGAGGGCTCCGCACGCGCCGGCCACCGGCTGGCCAGTTACGACCCGAACGTCGCCGATGCGGACGTCTACGTCTGCGGCCCCGCCGCCTGGGCGGAAAACGTTCTTGATGATGCCCGTGCAGCCGGCGTCCGCGACGAACAGCTCCACTACGAAAGGTTTGACTGGTGA
- the rpmB gene encoding 50S ribosomal protein L28 translates to MAAHCQVTGAEPGFGHSISHSHRRNKRRFDPNIQKKRYWVPSLRRNVTLQVSAKGIKTIDVRGIDVVVAAILARGVKL, encoded by the coding sequence ATGGCAGCACACTGCCAGGTGACCGGAGCCGAGCCGGGCTTTGGACACAGCATTTCGCACTCGCACCGCCGCAACAAGCGCCGGTTCGACCCGAACATCCAGAAGAAGCGCTACTGGGTTCCGTCCCTGCGCCGTAATGTCACGCTGCAGGTTTCTGCAAAGGGCATCAAGACCATCGACGTACGTGGCATCGACGTAGTAGTCGCCGCCATCCTGGCACGAGGAGTGAAGCTCTAG
- the rpmG gene encoding 50S ribosomal protein L33 — MAKDKDVRPIIKLKSTAGTGYTYVTRKNRRNDPDRMVLKKYDPKIRQHVEFREER; from the coding sequence GTGGCAAAGGACAAGGACGTACGTCCGATCATCAAGCTCAAGTCGACCGCGGGCACGGGTTACACCTACGTGACGCGCAAGAACCGTCGTAACGATCCGGACCGCATGGTCCTGAAGAAGTACGACCCCAAAATCCGCCAGCACGTCGAATTCCGAGAGGAGCGCTAA
- the rpsN gene encoding 30S ribosomal protein S14, producing MAKKSMIAKNEQRKVIVERYAAKRLELKKALVNPNSTDEAREAARLGLQKLPRNASPVRLRNRDIIDGRPRGTFQKFGISRVRFRDMAHRGELPGITKSSW from the coding sequence ATGGCTAAGAAGTCAATGATTGCTAAGAACGAACAGCGTAAAGTCATCGTCGAGCGTTACGCCGCAAAGCGCCTCGAACTGAAGAAGGCCCTGGTTAACCCCAACTCGACCGACGAAGCACGGGAAGCTGCACGCCTCGGCCTGCAGAAGCTGCCCCGCAACGCGTCGCCGGTACGTCTGCGTAACCGCGACATCATCGATGGCCGCCCGCGCGGTACCTTCCAGAAGTTCGGCATCTCCCGTGTTCGCTTCCGCGACATGGCTCACCGCGGTGAGCTCCCGGGCATCACGAAGTCTTCCTGGTAA
- a CDS encoding transposase translates to MDAFDTNGASIRPAEAMNGAIKTARRIARGFRNFPNYCQ, encoded by the coding sequence GTGGATGCCTTCGACACCAACGGCGCCTCCATCAGGCCCGCCGAAGCGATGAACGGCGCCATCAAAACCGCCCGCCGTATCGCTCGCGGCTTCCGCAATTTCCCCAACTACTGTCAATAG